In the Leishmania panamensis strain MHOM/PA/94/PSC-1 chromosome 30 sequence genome, one interval contains:
- a CDS encoding hypothetical protein (TriTrypDB/GeneDB-style sysID: LpmP.30.2680) yields the protein MLRQSSLWRFSTFALNPETSRAPHGPPRGLINRYISMGLPPWAAWCNRVNRHALYRLSDVSPRSFLPKAPQEMDVIWMNERVRERVRTSRQVQHVYRQLKYPFVKTGIHYSDMLDHWVQVPMVEAAMFEIEKDGGFDNFILRRSGPELRSTYGERIRRHLLVRQKETQKNFVLDQQAKTLAEVAQAELMKAASEEELNSILAKYGMDAEEFKRLMAKRVMEQRKSVAATDLHSK from the coding sequence atgcttCGTCAGTCATCGCTATGGCGCTTCTCCACTTTCGCGCTCAATCCGGAGACGTCGCGAGCGCCGCATGGGCCACCGCGGGGTCTCATCAACCGATACATCTCCATGGGCCTCCCTCCATGGGCGGCATGGTGCAACCGAGTTAACCGCCACGCCCTCTACCGCTTGAGTGACGTGTCGCCGCGCTCCTTTTTGCCCAAGGCACCACAGGAGATGGACGTGATTTGGATGAACGAGCGGGTGCGGGAACGGGTGCGCACTTCGCGTCAGGTCCAGCACGTCTACCGCCAGCTCAAGTACCCATTTGTGAAGACCGGCATTCACTATAGTGACATGCTCGACCATTGGGTGCAGGTACCCATGGTGGAGGCAGCCATGTTCGAGATCGAGAAAGATGGTGGGTTCGACAACTTCATCTTGAGGCGTTCCGGCCCAGAACTTCGCTCAACGTATGGCGAGCGCATCCGTCGCCACCTGCTGGTTCGCCAGAAGGAGACTCAGAAAAATTTTGTACTAGATCAGCAGGCCAAGACGCTCGCTGAAGTGGCACAAGCTGAGCTCATGAAGGCTGCcagtgaggaggagctaAATTCGATATTGGCCAAGTACGGCATGGACGCCGAGGAATTTAAGCGGCTCATGGCCAAGCGCGTCATGGAGCAACGTAAGTCTGTAGCCGCCACTGACTTGCATAGTAAGTGA